The following are encoded in a window of Haloarcula laminariae genomic DNA:
- a CDS encoding adenosylhomocysteinase produces MTAPISERLDDVDAARESGRRKMDWAAQHMPICDALAAEFEADQPFAGERIGMAMHVEAKTAILAELLAAGGAEVAITGCNPLSTHDDVSAALDAVDGVTSYAERGVDDEAYYDAIKAVIDHEPTITVDDGMDLVAAIHEEYPELIDTIVGGAEETTTGVHRLRAMDEDGQLDYPVFAVNDTPMKRLFDNVHGTGESSLASIAMTTNLSWAGKTVVVAGYGHCGKGVAKKASGQNADVVVTEVEPRRALEAHMEGYDVMPMAEAAAEGDVFITTTGNRDVIVEEHFEAMQDGVLLANAGHFDVEIDLDALSDLAVDSYEARDGVQAYELEDGRRLNVLAEGRLVNLATPIALGHPVEVMDQSFGVQAVVVRELVENGGAYEAGVHDVPDRLDKEVAEIKLEAEGVEFDALTDTQAEYMDSWQHGT; encoded by the coding sequence ATGACAGCGCCCATCTCTGAGCGACTCGACGACGTCGACGCGGCCCGCGAGTCGGGCCGTCGGAAGATGGACTGGGCAGCCCAGCACATGCCCATCTGCGACGCACTCGCCGCCGAGTTCGAGGCCGACCAGCCCTTCGCCGGCGAGCGAATCGGCATGGCGATGCACGTCGAGGCGAAGACGGCCATCCTGGCCGAGCTCCTGGCCGCCGGCGGCGCGGAGGTCGCCATCACCGGCTGTAACCCCCTCTCGACGCACGACGACGTGAGCGCCGCGCTCGACGCCGTCGACGGCGTCACCTCCTACGCCGAGCGCGGCGTCGACGACGAGGCCTACTACGACGCTATCAAGGCCGTCATCGACCACGAGCCGACCATCACCGTCGACGACGGGATGGACCTCGTCGCGGCCATCCACGAGGAGTACCCCGAGCTCATCGACACCATCGTCGGCGGCGCGGAGGAGACGACGACCGGCGTCCACCGCCTGCGTGCGATGGACGAGGACGGCCAGCTCGACTACCCCGTCTTCGCCGTCAACGACACGCCGATGAAGCGCCTCTTCGACAACGTCCACGGCACCGGCGAGTCCTCGCTGGCGTCGATTGCGATGACGACGAACCTCTCGTGGGCCGGCAAGACCGTCGTCGTCGCCGGCTACGGCCACTGCGGCAAGGGCGTCGCCAAGAAGGCGAGCGGCCAGAACGCCGACGTCGTCGTCACGGAGGTCGAGCCCCGCCGCGCCCTGGAGGCGCACATGGAGGGGTACGACGTCATGCCGATGGCCGAGGCCGCCGCCGAGGGCGACGTGTTCATCACGACGACGGGCAACCGCGACGTCATCGTCGAGGAGCACTTCGAGGCGATGCAGGACGGCGTCCTGCTGGCCAACGCCGGCCACTTCGACGTGGAGATTGACCTCGACGCCCTCTCGGACCTCGCGGTCGACAGCTACGAGGCCCGCGACGGCGTCCAGGCCTACGAGCTGGAAGACGGCCGGCGGCTGAACGTGCTCGCCGAGGGCCGACTCGTGAACCTGGCGACCCCCATCGCGCTCGGTCACCCGGTCGAGGTGATGGACCAGAGTTTCGGCGTCCAGGCCGTCGTGGTGCGCGAACTGGTCGAGAACGGCGGGGCCTACGAGGCCGGCGTCCACGACGTGCCCGACCGGCTGGACAAGGAGGTCGCGGAGATCAAGCTGGAGGCCGAGGGCGTCGAGTTCGACGCGCTGACCGACACGCAGGCGGAGTACATGGACTCCTGGCAGCACGGGACGTAG
- a CDS encoding DUF7534 family protein, giving the protein MAGKLLVEFFAVESLLIMGGFFVAAFLLPPDPYSQLLSTVVILAVTLPLSYWLVYRRGIPS; this is encoded by the coding sequence ATGGCCGGAAAACTCCTGGTCGAATTCTTCGCGGTCGAGTCCCTCCTGATTATGGGTGGGTTCTTCGTCGCCGCGTTCCTGCTGCCGCCCGACCCGTACTCACAGCTCCTCTCGACGGTGGTGATTCTGGCGGTGACGCTCCCGCTCTCGTACTGGCTGGTCTACAGGCGAGGAATCCCGTCCTGA
- the priL gene encoding DNA primase regulatory subunit PriL, translating to MQPLHARYPFLAAAREAVETAAVDLGEVVATDDAVTQRAVERVEHAITDGTVGEPHRRTRVELLSYPVARVLVSLVDTHVCTRKYAQAEAETAQERFSEEFAATTEFKSTSTERVSLDQLLAEFDLASAVTDADGGYWVEVGTYLDLAADQRGDRWRLVNRPLADGRVRIAADELHVLLKQAIRHRVAEGLPFQVPDPIADELGDEVERLNEVLAELDLTREIDTVVPELFPPCMQALLDQVQKGEHLEHHSRFAIAAFLTSIGMTTDEIVDLFNVNPGFGEEATRYQVDHIRGDTSPTEYSTPACSTMQSYGDCVNMDDLCEQISHPMAYYERKIDDADDEELEDWRDENSDDEAEA from the coding sequence ATGCAGCCCCTCCACGCGCGTTACCCGTTCCTGGCCGCCGCCCGCGAGGCCGTCGAGACGGCGGCGGTCGACCTGGGCGAGGTGGTCGCGACCGACGACGCCGTCACCCAGCGGGCCGTGGAGCGGGTCGAACACGCCATCACCGACGGGACGGTCGGCGAGCCACACCGGCGGACCCGCGTGGAACTGCTCTCCTATCCGGTCGCGCGGGTGCTCGTCTCGCTCGTCGATACACACGTCTGTACCCGCAAGTACGCCCAGGCCGAGGCCGAGACGGCCCAGGAGCGGTTCAGCGAGGAGTTCGCGGCGACGACGGAGTTCAAGTCCACGAGCACCGAGCGGGTGAGTCTCGACCAGCTGCTCGCCGAGTTCGACCTCGCCAGCGCCGTCACCGACGCCGACGGCGGCTACTGGGTCGAGGTGGGGACGTATCTGGACCTGGCGGCCGACCAGCGCGGGGACCGCTGGCGGCTGGTCAACCGGCCGCTGGCCGACGGACGGGTCCGCATCGCCGCCGACGAACTCCACGTCCTGTTGAAGCAGGCCATCCGCCACCGGGTCGCGGAGGGGCTCCCGTTCCAGGTGCCCGACCCCATCGCCGACGAGCTCGGCGACGAGGTCGAACGCTTGAACGAGGTGCTCGCGGAGCTCGACCTCACACGGGAGATAGACACCGTCGTGCCGGAGCTGTTCCCGCCGTGTATGCAGGCGCTGCTGGACCAGGTCCAGAAGGGCGAACACCTCGAACACCACTCCCGCTTCGCCATCGCCGCCTTCCTGACGAGCATCGGGATGACGACCGACGAGATCGTCGACCTGTTCAACGTCAACCCCGGGTTCGGCGAGGAGGCGACCCGCTATCAGGTCGACCACATCCGCGGGGACACCAGCCCGACCGAGTACTCCACGCCGGCGTGTTCGACCATGCAGTCCTACGGCGACTGTGTCAACATGGACGACCTCTGTGAGCAAATCTCACACCCGATGGCGTACTACGAGCGGAAGATAGACGACGCCGACGACGAGGAACTGGAGGACTGGCGCGACGAGAACAGCGACGACGAGGCCGAAGCTTAG
- a CDS encoding DUF7472 family protein has translation MEIEREAIVQVVISAIALVTFVGATVYVASTYSANGGLTPQGGTALVGAIGLFVVVMLGAGIWLERQQF, from the coding sequence ATGGAAATCGAGCGGGAGGCAATCGTACAGGTCGTCATCTCGGCCATCGCCCTCGTGACGTTCGTCGGCGCAACCGTCTACGTCGCCTCGACCTACTCGGCGAACGGGGGGCTGACTCCGCAGGGCGGCACCGCACTGGTCGGCGCTATCGGGCTCTTCGTCGTCGTGATGCTCGGAGCGGGTATCTGGCTGGAACGCCAGCAGTTCTAA
- a CDS encoding SWIM zinc finger family protein, whose amino-acid sequence MTLIHPSDDTEPTALAPDPERLDARSRRAWTERMAVDRREDDTYAVTTESGHTYRVDLREHSCSCPDHRIRGEQCKHLRRVAIEITARSVAPPGRERARCDVCGRVTFVPEAASPPHRCRHCRLVAGDIVLDRETGKRLVVARVLDERADERVVEATGETVAEYERNDGYPADDPVVEATYLSDARGSNPSRRYAFPRSRLERTDEQRIE is encoded by the coding sequence ATGACCCTGATTCACCCCTCGGACGACACCGAGCCGACTGCACTGGCACCCGACCCCGAGAGACTCGACGCCCGGTCCCGCCGCGCCTGGACCGAGCGGATGGCCGTCGACCGTCGCGAGGACGACACGTACGCCGTCACCACCGAGAGCGGCCACACCTACCGCGTCGACCTGCGCGAGCACAGCTGTAGCTGCCCGGACCACCGTATCCGCGGCGAGCAGTGCAAACACCTGCGGCGGGTCGCCATCGAGATAACCGCCCGCAGCGTCGCCCCGCCGGGCCGCGAGCGGGCGCGCTGTGATGTCTGTGGCCGTGTCACGTTCGTCCCCGAGGCGGCGTCCCCGCCCCACCGCTGCCGGCACTGCCGGCTCGTCGCCGGCGATATCGTCCTCGACCGCGAGACGGGCAAGCGCCTCGTCGTCGCCCGCGTTCTCGACGAGCGGGCCGACGAGCGCGTCGTCGAGGCCACCGGGGAGACCGTCGCGGAGTACGAGCGAAACGACGGTTACCCCGCCGACGACCCAGTCGTCGAGGCGACGTATCTGAGCGACGCCCGGGGCTCGAACCCCTCCCGGCGCTACGCGTTCCCGCGGTCGCGGCTGGAGCGGACCGACGAACAGCGCATCGAGTGA
- the hjc gene encoding Holliday junction resolvase Hjc produces MANSNAKGDRRERELVNALDEAGFAVMRAPASGSATERELPDVLTGDGETFYAIEAKSSAGDPIYLDGEEIEALLFFARNFGAKPRVAARFDREDWYFFHPGELYTTDGGNYRVKKETALADGTDFEEFVGNTEKVTLDEVAEESGPDQAVLDVLSAFERGDLSKDEAAEML; encoded by the coding sequence ATGGCAAACTCGAACGCGAAGGGGGACCGCCGCGAGCGGGAACTGGTCAACGCACTCGACGAGGCCGGCTTCGCGGTGATGCGGGCGCCGGCGAGCGGCAGCGCCACCGAGCGGGAACTGCCCGATGTGCTGACCGGCGACGGGGAGACGTTCTACGCTATCGAGGCGAAATCAAGCGCCGGCGACCCCATCTACCTGGACGGGGAGGAGATAGAGGCGCTGCTCTTTTTCGCGCGGAACTTCGGCGCGAAACCCCGCGTCGCCGCCCGCTTCGACCGCGAGGACTGGTATTTCTTCCACCCGGGCGAGCTCTACACGACCGACGGCGGGAACTACCGGGTCAAGAAGGAGACGGCGCTGGCCGACGGCACCGACTTCGAGGAGTTCGTCGGCAACACGGAGAAGGTCACGCTCGACGAGGTGGCCGAGGAGAGCGGCCCGGACCAGGCCGTCCTGGACGTCCTCTCGGCGTTCGAGCGGGGCGACCTCTCGAAGGACGAGGCGGCCGAGATGCTGTAG
- a CDS encoding DUF7139 domain-containing protein, with product MEQLGDAYGGRRWEGRDPRRVFAGATLCVVGALAVVFGLLVVTTPVGGWLGASDLRAAEKLAGTLGGLGIPAMFLGVVAVLPSSRRENVGVLVGAGLCLVGVALFQVAYPERWTTGAETLAFETAMAYFLGAALAFWFVFTAMASFRTRNNPQGMVRLELTRRGESKTVTVSREEYQRYAAAIRSDGGESEQVIRELESRAGLRSERDSDDADGPS from the coding sequence ATGGAGCAGCTCGGAGACGCGTACGGCGGCCGCCGCTGGGAGGGGCGGGACCCGCGTCGCGTCTTCGCCGGGGCCACGCTCTGTGTCGTGGGGGCGCTCGCGGTCGTGTTCGGCCTGCTGGTCGTGACGACGCCCGTCGGCGGGTGGCTGGGCGCGAGCGACCTCCGGGCCGCCGAGAAGCTCGCCGGGACGCTGGGCGGGCTGGGCATCCCGGCGATGTTTCTCGGCGTCGTGGCCGTCCTCCCGTCCTCGCGGCGCGAAAACGTTGGCGTCCTCGTCGGCGCCGGGCTCTGTCTGGTCGGCGTCGCCCTCTTCCAGGTGGCCTACCCGGAGCGATGGACCACCGGCGCGGAGACGCTCGCCTTCGAGACGGCGATGGCGTACTTCCTCGGGGCCGCCCTGGCGTTCTGGTTCGTCTTCACCGCGATGGCGAGTTTCCGCACCCGGAACAACCCACAGGGGATGGTCCGGCTGGAGCTGACCCGCCGGGGCGAGTCGAAGACCGTGACCGTCTCCCGCGAGGAGTACCAGCGCTACGCGGCGGCGATTCGCAGCGACGGCGGCGAGAGTGAGCAGGTGATTCGGGAACTGGAGTCCCGGGCGGGACTCCGGTCGGAGCGGGACAGCGACGACGCGGACGGACCGTCGTAG
- a CDS encoding alpha/beta fold hydrolase: MVPAEPTAGDWSTDPQYLALDGRRLAYETYGDPTGRPVLFCHGTPGSRLLGRLLDAPAAERGVCLIAPDRPGIGDSDNADRGIADWPDDAAALLARLDADAAGVVGFSGGAPFALACHRLDAVESVTVVSGSGPPGVGDRGRAQRAMGALARHVPRLCAPLVRLQRWALGRQGPDAALDLVADTPPETEALTTDEVAELVQADVLAATSRGPGGVVRELGLLAEPWPFELDAVSVPVAVLQGRRDTNVAPATGEALADRLPDATLERVDSDHLGTLCLAAGRALRGPTPV; the protein is encoded by the coding sequence ATGGTCCCCGCCGAACCGACTGCCGGCGACTGGTCGACCGACCCACAGTATCTCGCTCTCGACGGCCGGCGGCTCGCCTACGAGACCTACGGCGACCCGACCGGCCGCCCCGTCCTCTTCTGTCACGGGACGCCCGGCTCGCGGCTGCTCGGGCGGCTGCTCGACGCCCCCGCCGCCGAGCGCGGCGTTTGCCTCATCGCCCCCGACCGGCCGGGTATCGGCGACTCCGACAACGCCGATAGGGGCATCGCCGACTGGCCCGACGACGCCGCCGCGCTGCTGGCCCGTCTCGACGCCGACGCGGCCGGGGTGGTGGGCTTCTCCGGCGGGGCTCCCTTCGCGCTTGCCTGTCACCGGCTGGACGCCGTCGAGTCGGTGACGGTGGTCAGCGGGAGCGGGCCGCCCGGCGTCGGGGACAGGGGCCGGGCACAGCGAGCGATGGGGGCACTGGCCCGACACGTCCCGCGGCTGTGTGCGCCGCTCGTCCGGCTCCAGCGGTGGGCGCTCGGTCGACAGGGCCCCGACGCGGCGCTGGACCTCGTCGCGGACACGCCGCCCGAAACCGAGGCGCTCACGACCGACGAGGTCGCCGAGCTGGTCCAGGCCGACGTGCTGGCGGCGACGAGCCGCGGGCCGGGCGGCGTCGTCCGTGAACTCGGTCTGCTCGCCGAGCCGTGGCCGTTCGAACTCGACGCGGTCTCGGTCCCGGTCGCCGTCTTGCAGGGCCGGCGGGACACCAACGTCGCCCCGGCCACCGGCGAGGCACTCGCCGACCGGCTCCCCGACGCCACGCTCGAACGGGTCGACAGCGACCACCTGGGGACGCTCTGTCTGGCCGCGGGGCGCGCGCTCCGGGGTCCGACGCCCGTCTGA
- a CDS encoding DNA polymerase sliding clamp, with translation MFNAIVSADTLKSALDSVSVLVDECKIHLEDDGLEIRAVDPANVGMVDLRLDAAAFESYETDGGLIGVNLSRLEDIAGMADSGQLVHLELDEETRKLHIAIDGLEYTLALIDPDSIRQEPDLPDLDLSAHIVIEGKDINRSVTAADMVSDHIALGVDATDELFYVDAEGDTDDVHLELTQEDLIDLTPGDAHSLFSLDYLKNMNKAIPKDAEVEMELGEEFPVKMHFDFAEGQGRVTYMLAPRIQSE, from the coding sequence ATGTTCAACGCCATCGTGAGTGCGGACACGCTCAAGTCGGCTCTCGACTCAGTGAGCGTGCTGGTGGACGAGTGCAAGATCCACCTCGAAGACGACGGGCTGGAGATTCGGGCGGTCGACCCGGCCAACGTCGGCATGGTCGATCTGCGACTCGACGCGGCGGCCTTCGAGTCCTACGAGACCGACGGCGGCCTCATCGGGGTCAACCTCTCCCGGCTGGAGGACATCGCCGGGATGGCTGACTCGGGCCAGCTCGTCCACCTCGAACTCGACGAGGAGACGCGCAAGCTCCACATCGCCATCGACGGCCTGGAGTACACGCTCGCACTCATCGACCCCGACTCCATCCGCCAGGAGCCCGACCTCCCCGACCTCGACCTCTCCGCCCACATCGTCATCGAGGGGAAAGACATCAACCGCTCGGTGACCGCCGCGGACATGGTCAGCGACCACATCGCGCTGGGCGTCGACGCGACCGACGAGCTGTTCTACGTCGACGCCGAGGGCGACACCGACGACGTCCACCTCGAACTCACACAGGAGGACCTCATCGACCTCACGCCCGGTGACGCCCACTCGCTGTTCTCCCTTGACTACCTGAAGAACATGAACAAGGCCATCCCGAAAGACGCCGAGGTCGAGATGGAACTGGGCGAGGAGTTCCCCGTCAAGATGCACTTCGACTTCGCCGAGGGCCAGGGGCGGGTCACCTACATGCTCGCGCCGCGCATCCAGAGCGAGTAA
- a CDS encoding 23S rRNA (uridine(2552)-2'-O)-methyltransferase, with the protein MSGKDEYYNKAKQQGYRARSAYKLQQLDDTAGLLGEGRTVVDLGAAPGGWLQVAAERVGERGTVVGVDRQRIEDLENPEPTVEYVRGDMTEESTKQKVRDAVGGSSDELGGPVDVVVSDMAPNMSGDYDLDHARSVHLVRQAFEVATDLLGSGGDFAAKVFDGQDLQDLKADIEPEFEYVREVRPDASRDSSSELYLVAKHRLTAPVRAGDVVEVTIDDIGEEGDGIAKVEDFTVFVSGVEEGETVEVRIDDVKPRFAFAQPAE; encoded by the coding sequence ATGTCCGGTAAGGACGAATACTACAACAAAGCCAAACAGCAGGGGTACCGCGCCCGGTCGGCCTACAAGCTCCAGCAGCTGGACGACACCGCCGGCCTGCTCGGCGAGGGCCGCACGGTCGTCGACCTCGGCGCGGCTCCCGGGGGCTGGCTGCAGGTCGCCGCCGAACGCGTCGGCGAACGCGGCACCGTCGTCGGCGTCGACCGCCAGCGCATCGAGGACCTGGAGAACCCGGAGCCGACCGTCGAATACGTCCGCGGGGACATGACGGAAGAGTCGACGAAACAGAAGGTCCGCGACGCTGTCGGCGGCAGTTCGGACGAACTCGGCGGTCCCGTCGACGTGGTCGTCTCGGACATGGCGCCGAACATGAGCGGCGACTACGACCTGGACCACGCCCGCTCGGTCCACCTGGTCCGACAGGCCTTCGAGGTCGCGACCGACCTGCTCGGCTCGGGCGGGGACTTCGCGGCGAAGGTGTTCGACGGGCAGGACCTGCAGGACCTGAAGGCCGACATCGAACCGGAGTTCGAGTACGTCCGCGAAGTGCGCCCGGACGCCTCGCGTGACTCCTCTTCGGAGCTGTATCTCGTCGCCAAACACCGACTGACCGCGCCGGTCCGGGCCGGCGACGTGGTCGAGGTGACCATCGACGACATCGGCGAGGAGGGCGACGGCATCGCGAAGGTCGAGGACTTTACCGTCTTCGTCAGCGGCGTCGAGGAGGGCGAGACGGTCGAGGTGCGCATCGACGACGTGAAACCGCGCTTTGCCTTCGCGCAGCCGGCAGAATAG
- a CDS encoding queuosine precursor transporter has protein sequence MTSSEDPLRVGLVGLFVTSLVVAQVTASKLLAFSLPVALPVVGDGLVLPGAALAYALTFFASDCYAELYGRRAATIVVNVGFAMNFVLLALVWSTILAPGLPGQQVDPAAFRAVLGSSTAIVAASLAAYVVSQNLDVVLFHALGDATGGDHLWLRNIGSTATSQLVDTVIFVGVGFVLLQGLSLPAALSLVVGQYLLKLAIALGDTPFVYAVVAAARARDQAARPSPW, from the coding sequence ATGACGAGCAGTGAGGACCCCCTGCGCGTGGGCCTGGTCGGCCTCTTCGTCACGTCGCTGGTGGTCGCCCAGGTCACCGCCTCGAAGCTGCTCGCCTTCTCGCTGCCCGTCGCGCTGCCGGTCGTCGGCGACGGGCTGGTCCTTCCGGGGGCGGCGCTGGCGTACGCGCTGACGTTTTTCGCGTCGGACTGCTACGCGGAGCTGTACGGGCGACGGGCCGCGACCATCGTCGTCAACGTCGGCTTCGCGATGAACTTCGTCCTGCTGGCGCTGGTCTGGTCCACCATCCTCGCGCCAGGGCTGCCGGGCCAGCAGGTCGACCCCGCGGCGTTCCGCGCGGTGCTGGGTTCGAGCACCGCCATCGTCGCCGCCAGCCTCGCCGCCTACGTCGTCAGCCAGAACCTCGACGTCGTCCTCTTTCACGCGCTGGGCGACGCGACGGGCGGTGACCACCTCTGGCTGCGCAACATCGGCTCGACGGCGACCAGCCAGCTGGTCGATACGGTCATCTTCGTCGGCGTGGGGTTCGTGCTGCTACAGGGGCTCTCGCTCCCGGCGGCGCTGTCGCTCGTCGTCGGCCAGTACCTCCTGAAACTCGCCATCGCGCTGGGTGACACCCCCTTCGTCTACGCCGTCGTCGCCGCGGCCCGTGCCCGCGACCAGGCCGCCCGCCCGTCGCCGTGGTAA
- a CDS encoding CopG family ribbon-helix-helix protein: protein MPKISVEVPAELLEDLDGHVGEDGKFVNRSEAIRASVRKTLDLLDDIDERQGRLDDEQ from the coding sequence ATGCCCAAGATAAGCGTCGAAGTGCCCGCTGAACTCCTCGAGGACCTGGACGGCCACGTCGGCGAGGACGGGAAGTTCGTCAACCGCAGCGAGGCGATTCGGGCCTCCGTCCGCAAGACGCTGGACCTGCTAGACGACATCGACGAGCGACAGGGGCGCCTCGATGACGAGCAGTGA
- a CDS encoding twin-arginine translocase subunit TatC has protein sequence MSSAIDEDTVRTVQSGRETLGSMLSAAQSNLQKVFIVFVVGMIGTIMALQYGGWERLRSDLLYSQMNAATREATSTAAITPFDVILLQVKIGAVIGILMAVPLLIFFGRDGLRRRGWWPTEHIPAWKGALFVVISLGLFAVGVAYAYELFFPIMFNFLAGNALAAGFTPQYSIVKWFQFVFLLAVSFGLAAQLPLMMTILSYTGIVPYETFREKWRLAVLAIFGFGALFSPPDPFTQIMWAMPLCGLYGFSLALSKLAVTVKRSGDLISTRRVAREQWNTILGAFVAVGGGIYLLLTTSAFDALRAIDAAAAPYSESLKGNLARPDLLGLSTAETAVAIGAVIGLAGAAVVLYYHVLQALSESAVPAGRRHGDPTAIDIGELDASAVRVAPEEAFEVMTEEEALGHADRALSSGDEEKAQAVLDRWDAVHEDGGPDAPETGGEGDTADDQSEDSDNVLASTTAGMADAFTEEETTEDDIGGYYYDIRFILDSLLSKAFWILGLFGAVLAGVFLFLYQGGIGVIREVFVGRLPEEMQAGVNIVTLHPVEHLVFIVKFSTIVGAVSIIPLVAYFAWPALKERGFVVGDRKILLVWGGSLFGALAVGSLVGFLYVAPVTISAIARDQLQANMIISYRISSFGWLVFFLTVGIGLLAEIPITMFLFHRGGIVPFSLMYDRWREVVIGIVTLSALFSPKGIFTMFLVGIPVSLAYLLGLAILWVYTLGGRRTPKGRGEPAD, from the coding sequence ATGTCGAGCGCTATCGACGAGGACACCGTTCGCACGGTCCAGAGCGGCCGTGAGACGCTGGGTTCGATGCTATCGGCCGCCCAGTCGAACCTCCAGAAGGTGTTCATCGTCTTCGTCGTCGGCATGATAGGGACCATCATGGCCCTGCAGTACGGGGGGTGGGAGAGACTCCGTTCGGACCTGCTGTACTCCCAGATGAACGCAGCGACCCGGGAGGCTACCAGCACGGCCGCTATCACGCCCTTCGACGTCATCCTTTTGCAGGTGAAAATCGGGGCCGTCATCGGGATTCTCATGGCGGTGCCGCTGTTGATATTCTTCGGCCGCGACGGGCTCCGACGCCGGGGCTGGTGGCCCACCGAACATATCCCCGCCTGGAAGGGCGCGCTGTTCGTCGTCATCAGCCTTGGGCTGTTCGCCGTCGGCGTCGCCTACGCCTACGAGCTGTTCTTCCCGATAATGTTCAACTTCCTGGCCGGCAACGCGCTGGCCGCCGGGTTCACCCCGCAGTACTCCATCGTCAAGTGGTTCCAGTTCGTTTTCCTGCTCGCGGTTTCGTTCGGCCTGGCGGCCCAGCTCCCCCTGATGATGACCATCCTCTCGTACACGGGTATCGTCCCCTACGAGACGTTCCGGGAGAAGTGGCGCCTGGCCGTCCTCGCTATCTTCGGGTTCGGGGCGCTTTTCTCCCCGCCGGACCCCTTCACGCAGATTATGTGGGCCATGCCGCTGTGTGGCCTCTACGGCTTCAGCCTCGCGCTCTCGAAGCTCGCGGTGACGGTCAAACGGTCGGGCGACCTCATCAGCACCCGCCGGGTCGCCCGCGAGCAGTGGAACACCATCCTGGGCGCGTTCGTGGCCGTCGGCGGCGGGATATACCTCCTGTTGACCACGTCGGCCTTCGACGCGCTCCGGGCCATCGACGCCGCCGCCGCGCCCTACTCGGAGAGCCTGAAAGGGAACCTCGCCAGGCCCGACCTGCTCGGCCTCTCGACGGCGGAGACCGCGGTCGCCATCGGCGCCGTGATCGGGCTCGCCGGCGCGGCGGTCGTGCTGTACTACCACGTCCTGCAGGCGCTCTCGGAAAGCGCCGTCCCCGCCGGCCGGCGCCACGGCGACCCGACCGCCATCGACATCGGCGAACTTGACGCCTCGGCGGTCAGGGTCGCCCCCGAGGAGGCCTTCGAGGTCATGACTGAGGAGGAAGCGCTGGGCCACGCCGACCGGGCGCTGTCGAGCGGTGACGAGGAGAAGGCCCAGGCGGTCCTCGACCGCTGGGACGCCGTCCACGAGGACGGCGGGCCCGACGCGCCCGAGACGGGCGGCGAAGGGGACACGGCGGACGACCAGTCCGAGGACAGCGACAACGTCCTCGCTTCGACCACGGCGGGGATGGCCGACGCCTTCACCGAGGAGGAGACCACCGAGGACGACATCGGCGGCTACTACTACGACATCCGCTTCATCCTCGACTCGCTGCTCTCGAAGGCGTTCTGGATACTGGGGCTGTTCGGCGCCGTGCTGGCCGGCGTCTTCCTCTTTCTCTACCAGGGCGGCATCGGGGTCATCCGGGAAGTGTTCGTCGGCCGCCTCCCCGAGGAGATGCAGGCCGGCGTGAACATCGTGACGCTGCACCCGGTCGAACATCTGGTCTTCATCGTGAAGTTCTCGACCATCGTCGGGGCCGTCTCGATAATCCCGCTCGTGGCCTACTTCGCGTGGCCGGCGCTGAAAGAGCGCGGGTTCGTCGTCGGCGACCGGAAGATACTGCTGGTCTGGGGCGGGTCGCTCTTCGGCGCGCTCGCCGTCGGCAGCCTCGTCGGCTTCCTCTACGTCGCGCCGGTGACTATCTCGGCAATCGCCCGCGACCAGCTGCAGGCCAACATGATAATCTCCTACCGCATCAGCAGCTTCGGCTGGCTCGTGTTCTTCCTCACGGTCGGCATCGGTCTGCTCGCGGAGATACCCATCACGATGTTCCTGTTCCACCGCGGCGGAATCGTCCCCTTTAGCCTGATGTACGACCGCTGGCGCGAGGTCGTCATCGGCATCGTCACGCTCTCGGCGCTGTTCTCGCCGAAAGGCATCTTCACCATGTTCCTGGTCGGCATCCCCGTCTCGCTCGCGTACCTGCTCGGCCTGGCAATCCTGTGGGTGTACACGCTGGGCGGTCGCCGGACCCCGAAGGGACGGGGCGAACCGGCCGATTAG